In Carya illinoinensis cultivar Pawnee chromosome 9, C.illinoinensisPawnee_v1, whole genome shotgun sequence, the following are encoded in one genomic region:
- the LOC122276240 gene encoding glycine cleavage system H protein 2, mitochondrial-like, which yields MASRLLWASRAASYLRISVFHRGFSSVLKDLKYADSHEWVKVEGNSATVGITDHAQDHLGDVVYVELPEVGAPVEQGSGFGAVESVKATSDINSPVSGKVLEVNEELNDSPGLVNSSPYDKGWIIKVEVTDSGELKNLMDADQYSKFCEEEDAKH from the exons ATGGCTTCCAGGTTGCTGTGGGCTTCAAGAGCTGCCTCATACCTCAGGATCTCTGTGTTCCACAGAGGCTTTTCTTCTG TTTTGAAGGATCTCAAGTATGCGGACTCTCATGAGTGGGTGAAAGTTGAGGGAAATTCTGCTACCGTTGGTATCACTGATCACGCTCAAGATCATTTAGGTGATGTTGTGTATGTTGAATTACCAGAAGTGGGGGCTCCTGTAGAACAGGGAAGCGGCTTTGGTGCAGTTGAAAGTGTCAAGGCTACCAGCGATATTAATTCTCCTGTTTCAGGGAAAGTTCTTGAAGTTAACGAGGAGCTCAATGACTCCCCTGGTCTT GTTAACTCAAGCCCATATGACAAAGGATGGATTATTAAGGTCGAGGTGACTGACAGCGGTGAATTGAAGAACTTGATGGATGCAGATCAGTACTCCAAGTTctgtgaagaagaagatgcaaaGCACTGA